One region of Pagrus major chromosome 5, Pma_NU_1.0 genomic DNA includes:
- the foxb2 gene encoding forkhead box protein B2, with translation MPRPGKNSYSDQKPPYSYISLTAMAIQNSTEKMLPLSDIYKFIMDRFPYYRENTQRWQNSLRHNLSFNDCFIKIPRRPDQPGKGSFWALHPDCGDMFENGSFLRRRKRFKVLRAEHMACKSSPMMHYFHHHHHHPGSKLGTASAHHDHTAGPASTVGRLPHFQGYGGITCAQPGGFKHPFAIENIIGRDYKGVMASGLPLTSVMHHLGYPVPPQLSSVVNSMWPHVGMLSESMGGVPVPASSEYAPFSMSAKGLYHNANGQSLPAVPVPIKPTPSLGPVPGLTGLQSGPTQLCSPASAMEKSDLLEGKGNPLHPALLLS, from the coding sequence ATGCCTCGTCCTGGGAAGAACTCTTACAGCGACCAGAAGCCTCCATACTCCTACATATCCCTGACAGCGATGGCTATCCAGAACTCCACCGAAAAGATGCTGCCTCTGAGTGACATTTACAAGTTCATCATGGACCGGTTTCCGTATTATCGAGAGAATACCCAACGGTGGCAGAATTCCCTGCGACACAACCTCTCCTTCAACGACTGCTTCATCAAGATCCCTCGGCGGCCTGATCAGCCAGGAAAAGGCAGCTTCTGGGCTCTGCATCCGGACTGCGGTGACATGTTTGAGAATGGCAGCTTCCTGAGGAGACGGAAGCGCTTCAAGGTGCTGCGCGCTGAGCACATGGCCTGCAAGAGCTCCCCGATGATGCATTACtttcaccatcaccaccaccacccggGCAGCAAGCTGGGCACGGCATCCGCCCACCACGACCACACTGCAGGCCCGGCGAGCACCGTGGGTCGGCTCCCTCACTTTCAGGGTTACGGGGGCATCACTTGCGCACAGCCCGGCGGGTTTAAACACCCGTTCGCAATTGAGAACATTATAGGACGGGACTACAAGGGCGTGATGGCGAGCGGGCTCCCCCTCACCTCGGTCATGCACCACCTGGGTTACCCGGTGCCCCCGCAGCTCAGCAGCGTGGTCAACTCCATGTGGCCGCACGTCGGGATGCTGTCGGAGTCCATGGGTGGCGTGCCCGTGCCCGCATCATCCGAGTACGCGCCCTTCAGCATGTCAGCAAAAGGCCTGTACCACAATGCCAACGGGCAGAGCCTGCCCGCCGTGCCCGTGCCAATAAAACCCACCCCATCCCTGGGTCCCGTGCCCGGTTTGACGGGGCTGCAGTCCGGCCCGACCCAGCTCTGCTCACCGGCCTCAGCGATGGAGAAAAGTGATCTGCTAGAGGGGAAAGGCAACCCTCTGCACCCGGCTCTACTGCTGTCCTAA